GTTACGTATTGTTGACTTACTTCCTCTAGATAGTCGTTCGACTGTCTTCTCAGCACTCCGCCAGGGCCGTGGGCCGACCCGGCGGGGCGATCCGAGGGCCTCACTAAACCATCCAATCAGGTAGCGACGGGCGGTGTGTACAAAGGGCAGGGACTTAATCAACGCAAGCTTATGACCCGCACTTACTGGGAATTCCTCGTTCATGGAATAATTGTAATCCCCGATCCCCATCACGAATGGGGTTCAACGGGGTTACCCGCCTGCCGGCGTAGGGCAGGCCACGCTGAGCCAGTCAGTGTAGCGCGCGTGCAGCCCCGGACATCTAAGGGCATCACAGACCTGTTATTGCTCAATCTCGGGTGGCTGAACGCCACTTGTCCTCTAAGAAGTTGGGGACGACCGCTCGGGGTCGCGTAACTAGTTAGCATGCCAGAGTCTCGTTCGTTATCGGAATTAACCAGACAAACGCTCCACCAACTAAGAACGGCCATGCACCACCCACGGAATCGAGAAAGAGCTATCAATCTGTCAACTGTCCGTGTCCGGGCCGGGTGAGGTTTCCGTGTTGAGTCAAATTAAGCCGCAGGCTCCACTCCTGGTGGTGCCCTTCCGTCAATTCCTTTAAGTTTCAGCTTTGCAACCATACCCCCGGAACCCAAAGACTTTGGTTTCACGCCGGCGGGTCATGGGAATAACGCCGCATCGCCAGTCGGCATCGTTTATGGTCGGAACTAGACGGATCTGATCGTCTTCGAACCTCCGACTTTCGTTCTTGATTAATGAAAAACATTCCTGGCAAATGCTTTCGCTCTGGTCCGTCTTGCGCCGGTCCAAGAATTTCACCTCTAGCGGCGCAATACGAATGCCCCCGGCCGTCCCTCTTAATCATGGCCTCAGTTCCGAAAACCAAATAGAACCGCGGTCCTATTCCATTATTCCTAGCTGCGGTATCCAGGCGGCTTGGCCTGCTTTGAACACtctaattttttcaaagtaaacgCTTCGCCCTGCGACACTCAGCTAAGAGCATCGAGGGGGCGCCGAGAGGCAAGGGCGGGACGGGCGGTGGTCTGCCTCGCGGCGGACCGCCCGCCCGCTCCCAAGATCCAACTACGAGCTTTTAACTGCAGCAACTTTAATATACGCTATTGAGCTGGAATTACCGCGGCTGCTGGCACCAGACTTGCCCTCCAATGGATCCTCGTTAAAGGATTTAGGGACTCATTCCATACAGGCCTCGAAAGAGTCCGTATTGTTATTTTTCGTCACTACCTCCCCGGGTCGGGAGTGGGTAATTTGCGCGCCTGCTGCCTTCCTTGGATGTGGTAGCTCTCAGGCTCCTCTCCGGAATCGAACCCTGATTCCCCGTCACCCGTGGTCACTATTAGGCACGGCGACTACATCGAAAGTTGATAGGGCAGACGTTCGAATGGGTCGTCGCCACGGGGGCGTGCGATCGGCCCGAGGTTATCTAGAGTCACTAAGCGGCGCGCCGCGCGGCCGGGGCCGGAGGAGGCTGACCGGGTTGGTTTTGATCTGATAAATGCACGCATCCCCGCGAGGGGGTCAGCGCCCGTCGGCATGTATTAGCTCTAGAATTACCACAGTTATCCAAGTAGAGAGGAGCGAGCGACCAAAGGAACCATAACTGATTTAATGAGCCATTCGCAGTTTCACTGTACCGGCGTGCGTACTTAGACATGCATGGCTTAATCTTTGAGACAAGCATATGCTACTGGCAGGATCAACCAGGTAGGAGCGCGGGTGAGCCAGAGACGCGGCGCGCGGCGCGCGCGCGCCTCCCGCCcgcccacaccccaccccaccgggaggagggagggagaagggagggagggagggagcgagcgAGAGCGAGCGCCGCGCGGCTCGCGGCGGGTGGGCCGACGTGCCGGGCGCGGGGAGCGCACGCGGCAGAGGCGGTGGCGGCGGCGAGCCGCGCTAACCGACCGACCGACCGAGGGCCGGTCCCGCCCCACGGACCGGGCGGCGCGCACACctcggcggcggcgcggggagaCGAGGGCGCTCACCCGCCACCCTCTCCCTCCGGACGGCCccgatggcggcggcggcggcccgcgggCGGGGACGGACGCCGGCGGTCGCGCCGGGGCCGGCAGCGGGCCGAGCACGCGCTCAGACGGAGGCGGGGCGCCGGGCCAGAGCCGAACCCCTCCCCGCCACCGGGGAGAGCGCGGGCCGCGGACGGCCAACGGCGAGCGGACGCCGGGACCTGACCCACGCCCGGGCACGCGCGCGCCAGGCGGGGACGCggccggcgggggtgggggcggcggaGACGACGGCGGCCCTCGTCACCACACAACGCCaccgccgggggcgggggcgagcggCGGACGCGGCGGAAGGCCGCAGCGGGCCGGGAAGCGCCGGGCGCCCGGGAGCGCGGCACCGGGTCGGCAAGACGGACGACGGACGGGGCGGGCTTTCGGGAAAGGCGCGGAGAGAGCGCCGGCGCAGGGGCCGCCAGGCGCCGAACGGCGAGCGGGAGCGGTGGAGGAGAGGACCGCGGGCCACCGCGAGGGGCTTTCGGGAAGCCTCAGGCACCTGGGAGGCGAGGTCGGCGCCCAGGGCGCACGCGGGGTCCCACCGCCCGAGGCCTCCAGCGCAAGGGCGGTCCGGCACCTGAGGACGCCGGCCGGCCCCACGGCGGGCCCAAGCAACCCTGCGGGGCCTGGGGCCCAACCGCCACCGTTCACGCGACCGGTTCTCCGAGAACGCTCCCGCACACGCGCAACGACGCCCAGCCCCAACACCCCCGcgcgcctcctcctccccttcctcggAGGACCGAGAGCACTTCGCCTGGGACGGCCCCCGAGCCACGGCGGCCAAGGGGGCAAGACACCCAACAGCGGCGAGGCCGGTTTCGGTCCACGGAGGGCGGAGTTAGGGCGGGCATGGCGCCCTGCGACCGTGCGGTCGGGGACGCgggcaggcgggggcggggggcggtcggcggggaggaggaggcgcACAGCGGCGAGGGCCGAGAAGCGTGGGGAAGGGCCGGTCCCGAAGGGCGCGCAACGAAGGCGCGAGCCGGGCCACCGGGTAAACGCGCACGGGATCCCACCGCCACCGCACGAGGGCGGTCCCGCGACGCCCGGGACGCCGGCCGGCCTCAGCACCCTTGGCAGGCCTCCCCCGCAAACGGGCCCCACACCGCCCGGGCCCAGGCACGCGCGACCGCCGCGGGGGTCCGTCCGAACCTCCGTCCGTCCATCCGCCCGTCCGTCCATCCGTCCGGTCCAACCCGGAGTCACGACCGGGAGGCGCCCCAGGCGAGCTGGCCCGACGCACGCGCCGAGCCACCGCCGGCGGCGACTCGGCTCGGGAGCGGGCGCGCCGACAGCTGCCAGCCGCCAGCGcggcacacacgcacacacacgggTGAGTGGCGTGGGGGGGCGGCCGCCTCAACCCCCGGCCGCGCGCACGCTCGCACACGCACGCGGGCAAAACACCCGCACGACGCGCCCGGCCGCGGGATCCTCCCGTCTCGGAGGGGGAGGCGCAGGCCGCGGTAGGTAGGCAAAGAGCGGCACTCTGCCCAAACACGTCGCGACGGGAGTCCAACCCCGCGTCGCTGGCCACACTACACGCGCAGAGGAGGGCAGCGGCTGGGGGCTCCGGTACCCCGACACCTCTTCGATCGCTAGAGAAGGCTTTCTCACCGAGGGCGCATCGCCCCACCCGTTCGTCCTCCCAAACGGGCCCCACCAGGCGGCGCTGGGCCGAGTGGGCTCGCGGGCGGGGGCGGGTCTCCGGCAAGGGACAGGCACAGGGCAACCCGAGCGCTCGCGGCCGGTGCCCTCGAGGACGCGCCCTGCCTCGCCGCGCACGGCTCACGTCACCGCCCAGAGGAGAGCTCCTGCCTCCCGCGAGGCGGGCGAGAGGACGGAGACGGGGACACGACCCGTGCCGGGAGAGAGGGCAGCCCTCGGGCTGGCCAGCGCGCGGCGCTGGCCCGCGGGCCGGCGCTCACGAGCCCCGCCAAGTCCTCCGAGTCACACTGCCCCACGGACCCACCGCCGGCGCGgcgagggggaggagaggagaggggaaaggaagacgaggcgcccgcgccgcccgccagGGGCACGGGTGCGCTCCCTTGCCGACTTCTTCCACCACCGCTCCTCGGACACGCCGACGACGGCGGCGGCAGCCGAGGGAGTCGCCGGGGAAGGAAACGACGCCACGCTCGGCCTCAGGCACCTGAGGCGACCTGGAGCGCTCCGGGGCACCAGGAGGGCCGGGCGCAAGCGCTCAAGCGCGCCCAGGCCGGGCTGAGCAGCGCGGCGTCGGGCCGGCCCTCCCCGCGGAGGAGGAGGGCCGCTCGCCACGGACCCAGGGCCTTCGGAAAGGCCGGCGAAGTGTCGCCGCGTCGAGGACCCCGGTCCCGCCAGCGCCGCGAGGCAAGAAGGCGGGAGGCGGGGTCGGCCGAGTCCGCACCACCCCAACCCGGCGCGCGCCGCGCACCGCCAGACGGCGGGCgcggaggagcggggaggagggccGGCAGAACGAGAAGAGCGGTCGCATCCGCCGTGGACGCCGTCCCTCGTCTGACGCGGCTTAGGCCCGGCCCAGAGAGCACGAATCACAATCGATCGATCGGCAGCAGCTGCGGCCCGAGGGGCTTCGAGGAGCAAAAGCCCAGCGAGGACGGCGACCGGGGACTCGCTTCGCCTCACCGGCAAGCCCCTCGACTCCCGGGGGCAGGAGCGAGACAACCCCAGCACAGCGGGGACGCCTGACACGCGGCACGGAGCCTTGCGAGACAGGGGTTGTCACGGCCAACGGCCGGGTGCCACGGCATGGAGCGCACGGGGTAAAAGACCACCGCCACCTGCCCACACCGCCCTCCCTCGGGTGCCGGAGACCGGAGGGCGACACCGCGACCCGGGCCACCTGGAGTCCAGCACGAGAGCCGGCGCGCAGGCCCAGGCGGACGGCTCAGGCTCCAGCGAGCGAGGACAGGGACCGGCTCGCCGCGCGGTCAAGCCCGAACCCCACCCGCGCCCAGAGGCCCACATCTCTAAGGCGAGCGACGACGACCGGCGTCTTTACGGCTGCCCGTCTGTCTGCCTGTCGCCGAAACACAACGTGTCAGCACCTACCTGGcaacaaaaatgttcatttcgGGCAAGAATAAACCAGCTCGCCGGCGGGGACCAGCCACAGGTCACGACCTCCCGGGACCGTGACACGGCCAACTGTCCCAAAACCTGCCCCacggcgcccccacccccacccacggAGCCCCAGGGCCATCTGGTCGACCCAGGAACCGGGGAGGAGGGCGATACGCGGTCGGTGGAGACGCCACGCCGCCACGCCGCCAAGCCAGTGATCTCCGGAGGAGACTTTGAAAATCATCAAAGTTCTCCGGAGGCAGGCACCGTGCGGAGGCCGTCCCCGCGGCCCTCAGGACCGCCGTGCCTACCGCCGTCCCCAACCCCGGCTCGGGCCAGGAGGTGGAGGGCCACGCGCGGCAGAGGCAGCCTCACCGGGAATCGCCACCGCCGGACGCCGAACGGACGGCCGCCCACCGCGTGGCACCGGTCCGACGCCCGGGACCCACCTCCGCAGCGGGCCTCGGAACAAGGGGAGAAAATCGCGTCCGACGCCCGGGACCCACACGTGCCCGCAGCCGGGTCTGTCGCGCCACCCACGGGCTTCCTCCAGGCTCAGACCGGTCCCGTCGCCAGGGCGTGACCACGGGGACAACCGAGTGACACGGAAGGCGCCCGAAGATCGCCCGAGCCACAGGACGGACGGCGGGACAcaccctgtcccccgcccccgAGGCGGCCCAGGTCGGTCCGCGCGGGCGGAGGAGGAGCCACCGGCGGGTGCTGGTCGACCCACCCAGGCGGCCGCACGGCCTCCTCCGGAGCGACGGAGGCGAAGCGGCGACAGCGGCGACGGCGACATCCCTCGCAGCTCCGAGGTCCAATCTCCGGCGAGCGCATCGCGCGCCGAGGCCCCGGCGAGCCGGACGCTCGCGCCGGAGCGCCCCTCCTCCTGGAACTCGGCCCGGAAACCGACACCAAAGCTGTTCCTTGCCTGTCGCCGCCGAGCCTCCGGAGGGGACACGCTCCATAAAAGCGGCCGCCAGGTGGCACCCGACAACCGGCGCGAACGACAGCGGGACAGATCTCGGGCGGCGAGGCCGTCAGGGCGCCTCGATCTCGCCTCTCGGCCGGGACGGCGGAGGCCCCGAGCACACGGCCGCGCACGCGCGAACCCCCGTCCTCCCGGGGCGGGGAGCCTTTGAAaaccgtccgtccgtccgtccgtccgtccgggGCCTGCCGCCCGGAAAGGGGGCTGCGCTCGCCGCGCGGGCTCCCGGGACGACTCAGGCACGTTTCCGAGGTCAGGAGGGAACTAGAGCCGAAACCAGGGAGGACTCTTAGGACGGCAACGGATGCACCGTTTTTTCtcgcttcctttttttttttttctttttcttttctttaggattttatttatatatttataagacgaaggagggagggagggagggagggaggtcggTCACGAAGGAGGTCTGAACCAAAGGCGCTGAGAGGACGGTGTGCCCCCGCACCACCTTCACCTCCACCCTCTCAGCGTCTGGGACCTGACCCCCCCAAATACTTGTCTATTGGGTTGAATGAGAAGAGGTCGTGAAGAGGAACCCCAATTCTGGGGGAGGGAGGCTCAAAGAacataaggattttctttttctttctttctttctttctttctttctttcttctttcttcttataacACAATCTGTTTCTCCAGAATTCTCCTGCTCACGCTCAACTTCCTGTCCTTGAAGAGAAGAATGTCATTCACTCCTCCTGGCGCCTCCTCCAAGGCACCTTCCAGGGGCAGGAGAAAGGGTGGCTTctcagaggaaaaggaggggagtCAGCGGGACCTTCTttcacctgggggtggggggggtgtgcgtgtgtttctttgctgctgctgctactctATCAAAGTGTCTCCAGGTAGGGaggccggggtggctcagcgttgagcgcctgcctttggcccaggcggtGATCCCCGCATGGATGGagtctcctctccttctgcctgtgtctctgcctctgtgtgatCCGTGCGTCCGTCTCAAGGGCGGCTGCGCGTGCGGCCCGTCCGTGTGCGTCATGGTGCGTGCGCGGCGGCGGTGCTGGCTCCCGCGTGGCGTGCGCGCTGGCAGGCGCTCTGGACTACCTACATAAAATCTTCAATCAATCAACGTGTCTATGGTTCAAAACAGTACTCTGTTCCTTCGTATCCAAGTCCTATGTGATTGGACTTTTGACAGAGAAGGAGGGCGGGCCACATTTCTTCTgctggaggagaaagggaagatggGCGGGCACAGACCTGGGCATAGTCTCTCTGTCGTGGGGTGAGCGGAGGGGTCGGATTCGGCTCACGGGACGGGTCAATTTCTCCGCGGACGGACAATTGGGCAGAACGCAGGCGAACGGAGGACGAGTCATGGTCAGAAGACCATGGACAAGACCGCTATAGATGCTGGAGTTTCCGGAGCAATGATTTCATCAGAGGCACGCGAAAGCCAAAGACTTCCAGGGACGTGTTTATGACGCCGCCTGTGGTCCTTCCTTTCGAAGGACAGTGCCCACCGCGGTCGGGTCGGTCGGTCCGCGGTCACCTTAGCATATCTTCTCCAGCTCCCCGGAGCAGTGTGGTCATGCAATTCTACTTTGGGCCTAACGGGGATGGATGGGACCGACCGTGCCACAGAAAGGGAGACCGACGAGTCCTTGAGCCTAAGGCACGTCTAAGACAGTGACTCTACGtggaggggagccctgggtggcgagcggtcggtttggcgcctgcctttggcccgggcgcgatcctggagacccgggatcgaatccacgcTCGGGtccctcctgcatggagcctgccctctctctgtctctctctctctctgtctctctctctctctatgactatcaaataaataaaaatatttaaaaaataaaaataaaataaagtacatggaggcagaaggagagctgGAGTTTTGTTGTGTGGGTTGCGTATCTGTGGAATGGGGTGGGtgggtttgttgtttgttttctggacGAGGTGAAAGAACCCTTGAGTGCAAGTATTTGCAGAAGGGTCCGGCGGATGGGAAGGTGTGGGTCAGTCCATTCACCGAGAAAACCGAGACTCGGCCTTTTAAGAACTCGGCAACGGGAGGAGTATAGCTTGGCTCATCGCAGCAACTGGCAACTCAGCAGAAACAACAGAACATTCCCAGAATGAATGGAGTTTGCAGGAGCCAACGTGAGCATGCCCCACCACCCTCCGCGGGTGCGTccgtgtaaacacacacacacacacacacacacacacacaccccggccTTCCATTTCCAAATCCACCAGAGGACTCaggtggttgggggtggggatggagggtgggtgGCAGAAGGGAGGCAGGCCATCCATTCCAATGGCCCTCATTCAATCATTTCATTCAAATGCACATGGCTGTCTGTTAAAGTCGAGCCTGGGACTCTCTCCATTGAATGGCTTCTGCACCTCTCCCCAAACCCTCAGGCTGCGGCTCCCAagctgtggggagggagagaagaaaagagaagagaagaggagaggagaggaggggaggggaggggggaaagagaaGGGCAAAGAGGATGTCTGAAGAACACATTGTTTGGGGTCCAAAAGGACCCCTCCTGGTTTCCTGACCCAGGAAACCCCAAAACCCTTTGGGAATCAATCCTGGATGTGGAGGATGCCATCTCACTTCAATGCCTTCCAGGGGTGGGGTGCGTCTGGGAGGGCGTGGCATGGCGGGGACTGGTGAATCTGATGGGGAGTTAAACACATGACCACCGTGGTGTCTTAGGGTCCAGAGGCCAAACACAGGCATGGAGTGATATGGGCGAAGGACTAGAGGCCTGGCCAGGGACAGTTCTGACTCATCCACCCTGGGTGAGGGCCCAACAAGGACACTCTTTCCTTAAAGCGACGGGCCAACAGTCTCCTGGTTCCCCATCGACCTGTCCTCCCTCTCGCACCCACTTCCCAAGGGAAATCCTCAGTCTCATTCGAAGTAGTCCCTGGTCGCACAAGCCACCTTCTGTCTACTAAAAGGAGTAAGGAAGATGGACAAACATGAACCAGCCGACAGATGGCACTCCGCAcggaggggttgggggtggggcccTCCCGACAAAACGTGACTTGAGCTTGAAAACATGAAAGGGCAGAAGCTCCGGGGCCctgcccggccccggccccagccccgcaGGCCCGCTCTCCGTCAGAAGAGCACTCAACTTTTGATTGcagtcagggttgtgagtttgagccccacgttgggctcagagatgatgaaaatgaaggaacaaaCTCTAATAACTTATGtatggagcgcctgggtggcctagcggtGGAGCgtccagggatccccgggtggctcagcggtttagcgcctgccttcagcccagggctcgatcctggagacccaggatcgagtcccacgtcaggctccctgcatagagtctgcttctcctctgcctgtgtctctgtctctgtgtctctcgtgaataaataaaatattaaaaaaaagaaagaaagaaacgactACAACATTCCATTTTAGGTGACGTGCTTTTTTTTTACCACAActggggaagaaaagcaaaacaaacaaaaacaaacaacaacaacaacaacaagaccacccccacccccaccctgtccttGGCCTAGAGTAAGGGAATTCCTGGGTCAGGTTGAAAGAGGGGAGGGGTGATATCCTGTCGTCCGCAGTGTGGAAAACCAGGGTTCAGCAACCTGGAATTGTTTCTGCCTCGCCAGGTAGACAGACGTGGTCACTTCGTCAGCCCTGCAAAAGCAAGGCAAGAGGGGATcccgggtggcgcagccgtttggcgcctgcctttggcccagggcgcgatcctggagatccgggatcgaatcccatatcaggctccggtgcatggagcctgcttctcctctgcctgtgtctctgctctctctctgtgtgactatcataagtaaataaaaaagaaaaaaaagaaaaaaaaagcaaggcaagAGGGAAGAACCTCCGCATTTCCAAGCACCTCGTAGGGGCAACCTGGGAGGCTCGCTggggttaagcagctgactctcgGCTCATCCGCCAGAGGTGGCACTTTGACTCGCCCAGTGAGGTCGACCTCTGGAAGGAAGGATCAGGCTCCACGGTTTCGAGGCCTGGTGGCCCCGAGAAGTGGATCTGAGTGTCTCCAGGCTGTCTGATCCTATCCGAGTCAGGATGCGATCCAGGCCCTGGCCCGCTCGGTCAGTAGAGAGCACGACTCTTGACCTCCAGGCCGTGAGTGCGAGCCCACGTGGGAGTAGAGATCACTCTGAAAAATAAACCGGcggggggtggaggaagagaagagaaaagaaaacagatgccATTGCACTCAAGGAAGGCAGGTCTTGGTGATACAAGGGATTCTTCCAACAGTGGCCGGTCACAATGAGAACATATTCCCACGGAACAGACCTCACGCAGATGATTGGCAATTGCCATAAAAGAAAGATAACtcattagaaaaagagagagaaagagagaaaagaaaaaagaaaagaaaagaaaagaaaagaaaagaaaagaaaagaaaaagataactcaCTGAGAGTTTCTGAACACTGACGGTCACAGGTAGGGAGAAAAGAtaaggattttaaagatttttttttctttagattttatgtatttattcatgagagacacaaacgcacacacagagagagagagagagagagagagagagagaggcagagacacaggcagagggagaagcaggctccagctagggtctccaggatcacggcctggctacagaaggctaaaccgctgagtcaccagggctgcccaaggataaggattttaatttgtttacaaaCTCACTCGTTCCTCCAATTTCTCTAAGGTATAGATATCTCTACAGACAAAGTTTCCTTCAAACTGGAAGAGCAAACATGAGGGATCAGCAGTGATTTGAACAAGAGTCCTTAAAAAGGGtcatcaggacgcctgggtggttcagcggtgggagcagctgtctttggctcagggtgtgatcctggagtcctcatCGGCCctcctgcagagcctgcttctccctctgcctgtttctgcctcctctcattgtgtctctcgtgaataactaaataaagtctttaaaaacaaaaacaaagaaaccggTCATCATTGTCTTTCGCTCTTTCAGTTCCATGTTGttccttttagttctgtttgtttaagattttatttatgtatgagagagagagagagagagagagagagagagagagagagaagcaggcccatgcagggagcccgatggggctCGAACCGACCTGGGTCACGCCttaagcccaaggcagaggctccacgCTGAGGCACCGAAGTCCCTGGTTTTGTTCTGAAATGCAGCTATTTCACTAGTTCTGAATTCATACTGTTGTTCGATGATCTCAGGGTGACAGAAACTGAGATGTGTCAAAAGTCCTTTGCGTGGTTCTTCTGGAATctgggataaataaaaataaataaaaaataaataaataaataaataaataaataaatgtgcgtgtgtgtgtgtgtgtgtgtgtgtgtgtgtgttttgtttgtttttgcaagagACAGAACATggcatgtagggatccctgggtggcgaggtttggcgcctgcctttggcccaggcgcgatcctggagacccgggatcgatctccacatcaggctcccgtgcatggagcctgcttctcctctgcctgtgtctctgctctctctctctctctctctgtgactatcataaatgaataagaaattaaaaaaaaaaaaaaaaaaaacagaaagaacatggCATGTACATGACATGGCGGTCACCGTGGACGTGGTTAAAGACCCGAGGAGAGTTGCTAGAGTGCAGTCGAGAAGAAAAACGGATTATGATTTGTCACACACGGCATTTTAACAATGTACCGGGCACGCTACCACTTAACGAATTTACGTCGCTTTGGAACACCCACAGCATTCACGCAACCAATATAATCTAAAAGGGCTTATGATTCTTTGTCTGACGCTGCTTCTCACGTGCCTTCACATAGCAGGTAAACGACCTATGGCTAAGAGACTCAACCTAGGGCTAGACTTTCTGGGATCCGCTGAAAATCCATGACCGGATGAAGGAACGCAGAGCCGGGCAGCCAGCCGACCAGCCAGATACAcaaaccatccatccatccaaccaaccaaccaaccaaccaaccaaccaacatcTCAGAAGCTTTCAAGGCCCGGCCTATAAAGGATCAGGGTcattacaaaactgaaaacaatgtcAGTATCTGTTCTGCCAGGGTGGCCCTAGGAGATTCCACAGGAGCTTATAGAGTTGTCTCCAAAATGTAGCTCCTTTTTTATTGAGAAGTTTTCACTCCTCACGGAGGTAATTCtggataaaaaggaatataaaaaccTGGTGGTCcggagagaaaataataataatatatttttctcttctctgttcacaATCCTTGCCATGATGAGACTACCAACGCAAGGAAATCTCTTCATTTTAACAGAGACAAGAGCCAGTTCTAATGCTATGAGTACTAGGCTAAGCTCCATCTTCCAGTCTGTCCTGACCATGCCTACAATTTTTCAAAAACCTGTCGGGACGCCGGGTGTTTcatgtggtttcctgcctttggctcaggtccatagcgggctccttgcatggagccttcttttcccctctctctgcctctctctgtccctccctccctccctccctccactcccttccttctgaataagtaaataaaatcttaaaaagaaaaaaaagccaggcTCATTTCaggacagaattatttttttccctcaccaAAACATGTATTCATGCCTTGTACTTGTCTTCTACACATCTCCTACTTTGTCACACACGGAATTGTTTTCTCGTTCTCCAGTAGTCTCCATTCCATTGGCAGGCTTTTGcaaaattgtaatatattaactctttcagagagagagcacgtgaaagggggaagggggaggaggaggaggagggagagggagagagtgggagaccgagcatctttcctttttcactatttggtttctttattccgtgtgtgagagagagacagagacagagacagagacatgggcagaagcaGGTCCCGCAAGAGAGACGGATGGAAAGGACCTCAGACCCGCATGATCGGGAACGAACGAACAGAACTTCATCCCAGATCGTGGGAACTTGTGAAATATTGGCACTCCTCCTATCGCTCCGAGCTGTCCTGTTCCGGGATGTTTACCTCGCCGCCAGCCTTTGAACTCCTAACctacagttccttttttttattttatttatttatgatagtcacacagagagagagagagagagagaggcagagacataggcagaaggagaagcaggctccatgtaccggagCCCGACGGATCGACTCCGgcccaggatcgcgcctgggccagcAGGCGccaaacgctgcgccacccagggatcctaagcTACAGTTCCTACAAAGGGATGTTAGCAATATAGCATCCGGAGGTAGAGGAAACCTCTCCTCGTAGAACCC
The nucleotide sequence above comes from Canis lupus dingo isolate Sandy unplaced genomic scaffold, ASM325472v2 SANDYSCAFF125, whole genome shotgun sequence. Encoded proteins:
- the LOC125754778 gene encoding collagen alpha-1(I) chain-like is translated as RRWRRRAALTDRPTEGRSRPTDRAARTPRRRRGETRALTRHPLPPDGPDGGGGGPRAGTDAGGRAGAGSGPSTRSDGGGAPGQSRTPPRHRGERGPRTANGERTPGPDPRPGTRAPGGDAAGGGGGGGDDGGPRHHTTPPPGAGASGGRGGRPQRAGKRRAPGSAAPGRQDGRRTGRAFGKGAERAPAQGPPGAERRAGAVEERTAGHREGLSGSLRHLGGEVGAQGARGVPPPEASSARAVRHLRTPAGPTAGPSNPAGPGAQPPPFTRPVLRERSRTRATTPSPNTPARLLLPFLGGPRALRLGRPPSHGGQGGKTPNSGEAGFGPRRAELGRAWRPATVRSGTRAGGGGGRSAGRRRRTAARAEKRGEGPVPKGAQRRREPGHRVNAHGIPPPPHEGGTRDRRGGPSEPPSVHPPVRPSVRSNPESRPGGAPGELARRTRRATAGGDSARERARRQLPAASAAHTHTHGEGFLTEGASPHPFVLPNGPHQAALGRVGSRAGAGLRQGTGTGQPERSRPVPSRTRPASPRTAHVTAQRRAPASREAGERTETGTRPVPGERAALGLASARRWPAGRRSRAPPRGPGASAQARPGRAEQRGVGPALPAEEEGRSPRTQGLRKGRRSVAASRTPVPPAPRGKKAGGGVGRVRTTPTRRAPRTARRRARRSGEEGRQNEKSAAAARGASRSKSPARTATGDSLRLTGKPLDSRGQERDNPSTAGTPDTRHGALRDRGCHGQRPGATAWSARGKRPPPPAHTALPRVPETGGRHRDPGHLESSTRAGAQAQADGSGSSERGQGPARRAVKPEPHPRPEAHISKASDDDRRLYGCPSVCLSPKHNVSAPTWQQKCSFRARINQLAGGDQPQVTTSRDRDTANCPKTCPTAPPPPPTEPQGHLVDPGTGEEGDTRSVETPRRHAAKPVISGGDFENHQSSPEAGTVRRPSPRPSGPPCLPPSPTPARARRWRATRGRGSLTGNRHRRTPNGRPPTAWHRSDARDPPPQRASEQGEKIASDARDPHVPAAGPVPSPGRDHGDNRVTRKAPEDRPSHRTDGGTHPVPRPRGGPGRSARAEEEPPAGAGRPTQAAARPPPERRRRSGDSGDGDIPRSSEVQSPASASRAEAPASRTLAPERPSSWNSARKPTPKLFLACRRRASGGDTLHKSGRQVAPDNRRERQRDRSRATRLEIIPPSACPPACLHVKRRTRPYLCGSKQASAGLRPFASTSACSFISVSSWKTGLSVVALSAL